One part of the Bacillus rossius redtenbacheri isolate Brsri chromosome 18, Brsri_v3, whole genome shotgun sequence genome encodes these proteins:
- the LOC134541188 gene encoding uncharacterized protein LOC134541188 — MKMRKIMITSMAVINCYRKKRCLLLLTILWGAAILSLFHAYSQHMEEESKSFGYYIKSRLLLQKLIDSHTPVPDAKVTNASPLEELLTLEPRVDRSAPMSEEQVVEEIQRKLPSLPIAYWNRNKNKAMHYKNSSCARLPSVFELEYNNVYWQTLRTSNGTFQLFGAYYDVRRLSRIGPALRILGMIDRIEPAVKTYCQIWFDNVKEPALVKTMEYKYIWHKKWGNYKQGIYQPYLIACQIPAKYHKLVPKTVSVVEKPCDIATNNLRVIYDRPSEKKDFAVCVKGLDFLHEDISVRLVEWIELLGVLGADKIFFYQLQVHPNVSKVLSYYEERGRVKVTPLTLPGGQPNLPNFQHIFLIKKVNHKRQNELIPYNDCLYKNLYSYKFIALLDTDEVIMPLKTSSWRELMNDVLPKALAVRNDTSASYNVRNVYFLDDLLHEHGWFKNIPRYLHMLQHVYRSKNFTKPNQYVKCFHNPERALTLHNHFPLACLASGCTSYAVDTADAQLQHYRADCVRTLKKTCVEYRKNSVIDTTVWKFKDSLIARTAKSLKELGFFGS, encoded by the coding sequence GCATGGCTGTGATCAACTGCTACCGCAAGAAGCGGTGCCTGCTCCTTCTGACGATCTTGTGGGGGGCCGCGATTCTGTCGCTGTTCCACGCGTACAGCCAGCACATGGAGGAGGAGAGCAAGTCCTTCGGCTACTACATCAAGAGCCGGCTGCTGCTGCAGAAGCTGATCGACAGCCACACGCCGGTGCCCGACGCCAAAGTGACCAACGCGTCGCCCCTGGAGGAGCTGCTGACGCTCGAGCCCAGGGTGGACAGGTCGGCGCCGATGAGCGAGGAACAGGTGGTCGAGGAGATACAGCGCAAGCTCCCGAGCCTGCCCATCGCCTACTGGAACCGCAACAAGAACAAGGCCATGCACTACAAGAACAGCAGCTGCGCGCGCCTGCCGAGTGTCTTCGAGCTGGAGTACAACAACGTCTACTGGCAGACCCTGCGCACGTCCAACGGCACGTTCCAGCTGTTCGGGGCGTACTACGACGTGCGCAGGCTCAGCCGGATCGGCCCCGCGCTGCGCATCCTCGGCATGATCGACCGCATCGAGCCGGCCGTCAAGACCTACTGCCAGATCTGGTTCGACAACGTCAAAGAGCCGGCGCTCGTCAAGACGATGGAGTACAAGTACATCTGGCACAAGAAGTGGGGGAACTACAAGCAGGGCATATACCAGCCGTACCTGATAGCGTGCCAGATACCCGCGAAGTACCACAAGCTGGTCCCCAAGACGGTGTCCGTCGTCGAGAAGCCGTGCGACATCGCGACGAACAACCTCCGGGTGATATACGACCGCCCGAGCGAAAAGAAGGACTTCGCGGTCTGCGTGAAGGGCCTTGACTTCCTCCACGAAGACATCTCCGTCCGCCTGGTGGAGTGGATCGAGCTCCTGGGAGTCCTGGGCGCCGACAAGATCTTCTTCTACCAGCTGCAGGTCCACCCGAACGTCAGCAAGGTGCTGTCGTACTACGAGGAGCGCGGCCGGGTCAAGGTGACGCCCCTGACACTTCCCGGCGGCCAGCCCAACCTGCCCAACTTCCAGCACATATTCCTCATCAAGAAGGTGAACCACAAGCGGCAGAACGAGCTCATCCCGTACAACGACTGCCTGTACAAGAACCTGTACAGCTACAAGTTCATCGCGCTGCTGGACACGGACGAGGTCATCATGCCGCTGAAGACGTCCTCGTGGCGGGAGCTGATGAACGACGTCCTGCCCAAGGCGCTCGCCGTGCGGAACGACACCAGCGCGTCGTACAACGTGCGGAACGTGTACTTCCTGGACGACCTCCTGCACGAGCACGGCTGGTTCAAGAACATCCCGCGCTACctgcacatgctgcagcacgtgtACCGGAGCAAGAACTTCACCAAGCCCAACCAGTACGTCAAGTGCTTCCACAACCCGGAGCGCGCCCTCACCTTGCACAACCACTTCCCGCTGGCCTGCCTCGCGTCGGGCTGCACCTCCTACGCCGTCGACACGGCCGACGCCCAGCTCCAGCACTACCGCGCCGACTGCGTGCGCACCTTGAAGAAGACGTGCGTGGAGTACCGCAAGAACAGCGTCATCGACACAACCGTGTGGAAGTTCAAGGACAGCCTCATCGCCAGGACCGCCAAGAGCCTCAAAGAGCTGGGGTTCTTCGGCTCGTAA